From bacterium, one genomic window encodes:
- a CDS encoding ChaN family lipoprotein yields MTALSPREELIRIQKQIFRKNQKIIDESILVSEQGFAKYEQNYLKHVRNFESLADVEDLKKALAAAEWIYLGDYHTNRQSQRALLRLLKMLVVQTDRFVICLEFLQKRHQVHADKFLRGQLSLRSFLKLINLRKHFYFDLWENFEPIFDFAKYYQIDVYGIESAPLGAGLRKRDEAMAKTLAEIDALNPGFKKFVFVGDLHIAPENLPHQVREAAGKGYNPRKELFIYQNSEKIYWQLAEDHLEDKIELVRLDGKSFCLMNTPPIVWQQSYLNWLENEEGEIDYQDPKHSFLDLSERIAKFLGLKLPKAKDEVEVFTCGDLSFLERLKEDPDFSPQEKRMIRRQVQLSESYYIPKHKWVYLANVSMNHAAEEASHFIRHLVAGDEFPRSAGDAFYANALHEAIGFFGSKIINQKRKCMRVEDFESLIGYFKNVRVPRDRTFELEVAHTVLEAKKLEKKGVPVANPEALFKRHELFFGVTHALGYMLGELLYHAMVQGKFTKREILRLFRDPFREEGAPFKAYSKLVKKFKNTPLPQRI; encoded by the coding sequence ATGACGGCTTTGTCACCCCGCGAAGAGCTGATCCGCATCCAAAAACAGATATTTCGCAAAAATCAAAAGATCATCGACGAATCGATCCTGGTCAGCGAGCAGGGCTTCGCGAAATACGAGCAGAATTACCTCAAGCACGTCCGGAATTTCGAATCCCTGGCCGACGTCGAGGACTTAAAAAAGGCCTTGGCCGCCGCCGAATGGATTTACCTCGGCGACTACCATACCAACCGCCAGTCCCAGCGGGCTTTGCTGCGGCTTCTCAAGATGCTGGTGGTTCAGACCGACCGTTTCGTCATTTGCCTCGAGTTCCTCCAGAAGCGGCACCAAGTCCATGCCGACAAATTCCTGCGAGGTCAGCTCTCGCTGCGCAGCTTCTTGAAGCTCATCAACCTGCGCAAGCATTTCTATTTCGACCTGTGGGAGAACTTCGAGCCGATCTTCGATTTCGCCAAGTATTACCAGATCGATGTTTACGGCATCGAGTCGGCTCCCTTGGGCGCCGGCTTACGGAAACGGGACGAGGCGATGGCCAAGACCTTGGCCGAGATCGACGCCCTCAACCCTGGCTTCAAGAAGTTCGTCTTCGTCGGCGACTTGCACATCGCCCCCGAGAACCTGCCGCACCAAGTGCGGGAAGCGGCGGGAAAGGGCTACAACCCCCGCAAAGAGCTGTTCATCTATCAGAATTCGGAAAAGATTTACTGGCAGCTGGCCGAGGATCACCTCGAGGACAAGATCGAGCTCGTTCGCCTCGATGGCAAGAGCTTTTGCCTGATGAACACCCCGCCCATCGTGTGGCAGCAGTCCTACCTCAATTGGCTGGAGAACGAAGAGGGCGAGATCGACTATCAGGATCCGAAGCACAGCTTCCTCGACCTGTCCGAACGCATCGCCAAGTTCCTCGGCCTGAAGCTGCCCAAGGCCAAGGACGAGGTCGAGGTTTTCACCTGCGGCGATCTCAGCTTCCTCGAAAGGCTGAAGGAAGACCCCGATTTCAGTCCGCAGGAGAAGCGGATGATCCGGCGCCAAGTCCAATTGTCGGAGAGCTACTACATCCCGAAGCACAAATGGGTTTATTTGGCCAACGTCTCGATGAACCACGCGGCCGAGGAGGCCAGCCACTTCATTCGGCATTTGGTCGCGGGCGACGAGTTCCCGCGCAGCGCCGGGGACGCCTTCTACGCCAATGCCCTCCACGAGGCGATCGGCTTCTTCGGCTCCAAGATCATCAACCAGAAGCGCAAATGCATGCGGGTCGAGGACTTCGAGAGCTTGATCGGCTATTTCAAAAATGTGCGGGTGCCGCGCGACCGGACCTTCGAGCTGGAAGTCGCCCACACCGTCCTCGAGGCCAAGAAGCTGGAGAAAAAGGGCGTTCCGGTGGCCAATCCCGAGGCTCTCTTCAAAAGGCATGAGCTTTTCTTCGGAGTCACCCACGCCCTCGGCTATATGCTGGGCGAGCTCCTCTATCACGCCATGGTCCAGGGCAAATTCACCAAGCGCGAGATTTTGCGGCTGTTCCGCGACCCGTTCCGGGAAGAGGGGGCGCCGTTCAAGGCCTATTCCAAGCTGGTCAAGAAGTTCAAAAACACGCCGCTTCCTCAACGGATATAG
- a CDS encoding capsule assembly Wzi family protein: MRHLLPSLALWLLLLPFAGGAWAYSSVTVPIEEPVYRRIDKLVAHGLIKTQMIGQRPYVRAEIARLIAEAMKNYPDFAARFREEESSFEESGKRLKDKVYVDKILKRLKADYRDELIQLGALEGRVPAVQGQIIDELRWNFVYLDQDPLLMPADNGFGGIQGKSRPLVENRAGRHFVNGANLGIETTHWFRLGKYFAVQAEPRFQVQVAKDGQPEENQVFVQRLSGRFTWRKLDLQIGRDSVNWGPSLEGGIAFANNTRPLDFIKLSSISPFQYPFVFKKLGQHQWSLVVANLGPEQHFEDPWLVAYKNSMRGSPYLELGISQTLILGGDGAPDLSFGDVIGEFWGVGSHDQASSNRNFDIEVIGSIPQFRGMQVYAELNFEDFDRDFTVLFRDDLSWMAGVYLPRATRSGTLDLRIEYRRLSPRFGRHPIFTSGLTENNFLFSSLGPDAQLLRAMLRYDFSPSTLIDFGIRYAWRSGDLFDVDYDTNGVAARRTAVDRPAETRFRAAVGLRHDFDSHLTARFGFGWEGVRNFNFVAGDDENQWLAEAGFTYRFGRELGVGRQ; this comes from the coding sequence GTGAGACATCTTCTGCCAAGCCTGGCCCTTTGGCTTCTTCTGCTGCCCTTCGCGGGCGGCGCCTGGGCTTACTCCTCGGTCACGGTCCCGATCGAGGAACCGGTCTATCGCCGGATCGACAAGCTGGTCGCTCACGGCCTCATCAAGACTCAAATGATCGGGCAACGGCCCTATGTGCGGGCCGAGATCGCCCGGCTCATCGCCGAGGCGATGAAGAATTACCCGGATTTCGCCGCCCGTTTTCGCGAGGAAGAATCCTCCTTCGAGGAAAGCGGCAAGCGGCTCAAGGACAAGGTCTACGTCGACAAGATCCTGAAGCGGCTTAAGGCCGATTACCGCGACGAATTGATCCAGCTCGGCGCCCTCGAAGGCCGGGTGCCGGCGGTCCAGGGTCAAATCATCGACGAGCTCCGCTGGAACTTCGTCTACCTCGACCAAGACCCGCTGCTGATGCCGGCCGACAACGGCTTCGGCGGCATCCAAGGCAAGAGCCGGCCGCTGGTCGAGAACCGGGCCGGCCGCCACTTCGTCAATGGCGCCAACCTCGGCATCGAAACCACTCATTGGTTCCGGCTGGGCAAGTATTTCGCGGTTCAAGCTGAGCCCCGGTTTCAAGTTCAGGTGGCCAAGGACGGCCAGCCCGAGGAAAACCAAGTTTTCGTCCAACGGCTGAGCGGGCGCTTCACCTGGCGCAAGCTCGACCTCCAGATCGGCCGCGATTCGGTCAATTGGGGTCCCTCGCTCGAAGGCGGAATCGCCTTTGCCAACAACACCCGGCCCCTCGATTTCATCAAGCTATCCTCGATCAGCCCCTTCCAATATCCCTTCGTCTTCAAGAAGCTGGGCCAGCACCAGTGGAGCCTGGTCGTCGCCAACCTGGGGCCGGAGCAGCATTTCGAGGACCCCTGGCTGGTGGCCTACAAGAATTCGATGCGCGGCTCGCCCTATCTCGAGCTGGGCATCAGCCAAACTCTCATCCTCGGAGGCGACGGGGCGCCGGACTTGAGCTTCGGCGACGTCATCGGCGAGTTCTGGGGCGTCGGCAGCCATGACCAGGCATCCTCCAACCGCAACTTCGATATCGAGGTCATCGGCAGCATTCCCCAATTCCGCGGGATGCAGGTCTACGCCGAGCTGAATTTCGAGGACTTCGACCGCGACTTCACGGTCTTGTTCCGCGACGATCTCTCCTGGATGGCCGGCGTCTACTTGCCCCGGGCCACTCGCAGCGGGACCTTGGATCTTCGGATCGAATACCGCCGGCTTTCGCCTCGCTTCGGCCGCCACCCGATCTTCACCTCGGGCCTGACCGAGAACAACTTCCTGTTCAGCTCGCTGGGGCCCGATGCCCAGCTTCTTCGGGCGATGCTTCGCTACGACTTCAGTCCCAGCACCCTGATCGATTTTGGAATTCGCTATGCCTGGCGGAGCGGCGACCTCTTTGACGTCGATTACGACACCAACGGGGTGGCGGCGCGGCGAACGGCCGTCGATCGGCCGGCCGAAACCCGCTTTCGAGCCGCGGTCGGGCTGCGCCATGACTTCGACTCTCACCTGACCGCGCGCTTCGGCTTCGGCTGGGAAGGGGTGCGGAACTTCAACTTCGTCGCCGGCGACGACGAAAACCAGTGGCTGGCCGAGGCCGGCTTCACCTACCGTTTTGGCCGGGAATTGGGCGTCGGCCGCCAGTAA
- a CDS encoding lysylphosphatidylglycerol synthase transmembrane domain-containing protein: MQPKTKRRIANYVGILLSASFLYFCFRSLDAAALKRAFFLPHPVWLIGVVALNFVLMGQRALLWSALLKPLGSLPFWNLFDVLHIGYMANNLLPLKVGEFFRASFIAKKWNLPYARVLTTVGLERFFPGFTLIILLFLAASELKIPGWIMTGAYVLGGVLLGVLGMLIFVWLRKPDLSKWEKRHRILFRVIEFFDHIGEASQPLKSPTSFLWMTFLALAGWAMQVVMLRWVEAAFAVEISWLGSLFVLVAINFAISLPSAPGNLGTFELATVLAYTWLGLDKATALGIAFYFHFLQVIPVTLVGLFYYFRWGLRLKDMERTDDEAGDCHPEQSEGSATAQG, from the coding sequence ATGCAGCCCAAGACCAAACGGCGGATCGCCAACTACGTCGGCATCCTGCTTTCGGCCTCCTTCCTCTATTTTTGCTTTCGATCGCTGGACGCCGCGGCCTTGAAACGGGCCTTCTTCCTGCCCCATCCAGTCTGGCTCATCGGGGTGGTGGCCCTGAACTTCGTCTTGATGGGCCAAAGAGCCTTGCTCTGGTCGGCGCTGCTCAAGCCGCTGGGGTCCCTCCCCTTCTGGAACCTCTTCGACGTCCTCCATATCGGTTACATGGCCAACAACCTCCTGCCGCTGAAGGTCGGCGAATTTTTTCGCGCTTCCTTCATCGCCAAAAAATGGAACCTGCCCTATGCCCGGGTCCTGACCACCGTCGGCTTGGAGCGCTTCTTCCCGGGATTCACCCTGATCATCTTGCTTTTCTTGGCCGCTTCGGAATTGAAAATTCCCGGCTGGATCATGACCGGCGCCTACGTTCTGGGAGGGGTGCTGCTTGGAGTCCTGGGGATGCTGATCTTCGTCTGGCTGCGAAAGCCCGACTTGAGCAAGTGGGAAAAGCGCCACCGGATCCTCTTCCGGGTCATCGAATTTTTCGATCACATCGGCGAGGCTTCTCAGCCGCTCAAATCTCCCACCAGCTTCCTATGGATGACCTTCCTGGCCTTGGCCGGCTGGGCCATGCAAGTGGTGATGCTGCGCTGGGTCGAGGCGGCTTTCGCGGTTGAAATCAGTTGGCTGGGGTCGCTCTTCGTCCTGGTCGCGATCAATTTCGCCATCTCGCTGCCCAGCGCGCCGGGCAACCTGGGCACCTTCGAGCTGGCCACGGTCCTGGCCTACACTTGGTTGGGTCTCGACAAGGCGACCGCCTTGGGCATCGCCTTCTATTTCCATTTCCTGCAGGTGATCCCGGTGACTTTGGTCGGGCTGTTTTATTATTTTCGCTGGGGCCTGCGGCTCAAGGACATGGAGCGGACCGACGACGAGGCCGGTGACTGTCATCCTGAGCAAAGCGAAGGATCTGCGACTGCCCAAGGCTGA
- a CDS encoding SNF2-related protein: MKDQDPRHSDVLNKLSRAIRKEEGDEHYLQLAYGIDFLPRQNALAIKAFLGDESITRFERFGIHALGLHRHGTPQSELDPDHRRFAQNLLRFANLNSADNQFIVPRKHVAFFISKLAKFSHVEFLHSGKIVKFSEQALLPLVELLEQSRSHVRLQASFQDGETLKEIAFAAATVFDGPRMWALVGETLYPIKPSALGSILGDFNADGELLLTGTEAADFLQDYLPSLARKPQMILPEGFSLPEMIEGTPTPHFNLKEDRAADKLILDIQFEYSGHRVAPHEQDIEAMVEVEEGGKKTLIRRDMAFEKEVLQKYLDQGFHRVGAHRFENGGEKALDFVAETLPALERQSQIALDGELSHFRLAGDLGGGQIKARAASSGIDWLEIDLSFEVDGIEVPYEVVQALVAEGKRYLQIPGKGFARVQAEDLQRLEEKLAEIEAEIDAGGRLKVSGYHAAYLDETLKVDWSKRQDFGAMIHALRHEGEIPRRELPEALRPVLRDYQHHGYDWLHFLHDHRLHGILADDMGLGKTVQALAYLQDRRDRYGSMPNLVLAPTSVVFNWASEAAKFTPGLKTLILSGPDRKHLYSQIPEADIVLTSYALFRRDVEVLSAQKWRTVILDEAQNIKNFKSKTALLVKELQSEQRWALSGTPLENHLSELWSIFDFLMPGFLSSYPHFKRKYQQPVENEQNSEQMERLRRRIFPFVLRRLKDEVAKELPPKTEVVHYCEMTHEQQRLYQEVLAACRRQVFNDIEEKGLERSQVSILTALLRLRQVCCHPELLGPSFKKTGTPSGKMDAFQDLVTEVLSEGHRILVFSQFVEMLSLLRLWLEESEITYEYLDGRTRRREEKIRRFNSQPDIPVFLVSLRAGGTGLNLTGADYVIHYDPWWNPAVQDQATDRVHRIGQTKHVFSYKLITKNSVEEKILLLQEKKRFLAKGLLGSDSALGKKLKMEDLEYLFSSS; encoded by the coding sequence ATGAAGGACCAGGATCCCAGACATTCCGACGTGCTCAACAAGCTCTCCCGGGCCATCCGAAAAGAAGAGGGGGACGAGCACTATCTTCAACTGGCTTACGGCATCGACTTCCTGCCGCGGCAGAATGCCCTCGCCATCAAGGCTTTCCTCGGCGACGAATCCATCACCCGCTTCGAGCGCTTCGGCATTCACGCGCTGGGACTGCATCGGCACGGCACCCCCCAAAGCGAGCTCGATCCCGATCACCGACGCTTCGCCCAAAACTTGCTCCGCTTCGCCAATTTGAATTCGGCCGACAACCAATTCATCGTGCCTCGGAAACACGTCGCCTTTTTTATTTCCAAGCTCGCCAAGTTTTCCCATGTCGAATTTCTGCACAGCGGAAAGATCGTGAAGTTCTCGGAGCAGGCCTTGCTCCCTCTGGTCGAGCTGCTCGAGCAGAGCCGTTCCCACGTCCGGCTTCAAGCTTCCTTTCAAGACGGGGAAACCTTGAAGGAGATTGCATTTGCCGCCGCCACCGTCTTCGATGGCCCCCGGATGTGGGCCCTGGTCGGCGAAACGCTCTATCCGATCAAACCCTCGGCCTTGGGATCCATCTTGGGAGATTTCAACGCCGACGGCGAACTATTGCTCACCGGGACGGAGGCCGCCGACTTCCTCCAAGACTACCTGCCGTCCTTGGCCCGGAAACCGCAGATGATCCTGCCTGAAGGCTTCAGCTTGCCCGAAATGATCGAAGGCACGCCGACCCCTCATTTCAACCTCAAGGAAGATCGGGCCGCCGACAAGCTGATCCTCGACATCCAATTTGAATATTCCGGCCATCGGGTCGCGCCCCACGAACAGGACATCGAAGCCATGGTCGAGGTCGAGGAGGGCGGAAAAAAGACCCTGATCCGCCGCGACATGGCTTTCGAGAAAGAGGTCCTCCAAAAATATCTCGACCAGGGGTTTCACCGGGTCGGGGCCCATCGCTTTGAAAACGGCGGCGAGAAAGCCTTGGATTTCGTCGCCGAGACCTTGCCTGCCTTGGAGCGGCAGAGCCAGATCGCCCTCGATGGCGAGCTTTCCCATTTCCGATTGGCCGGCGACCTGGGTGGCGGCCAAATCAAGGCTCGAGCGGCTTCCAGCGGGATCGATTGGCTGGAGATCGACTTGAGCTTCGAGGTCGACGGTATCGAGGTGCCTTACGAGGTGGTTCAGGCCTTGGTCGCCGAGGGCAAACGCTATCTCCAGATTCCGGGCAAGGGCTTCGCCCGGGTTCAAGCCGAGGATTTGCAGCGGCTCGAGGAGAAGCTGGCCGAAATCGAGGCCGAGATCGATGCCGGCGGCCGGCTCAAGGTTTCGGGTTATCACGCCGCTTACCTCGACGAAACCCTCAAGGTCGATTGGAGCAAGCGCCAGGATTTCGGGGCGATGATTCACGCCTTGCGCCATGAGGGCGAAATTCCACGCCGGGAATTGCCGGAAGCCCTTCGGCCGGTGCTGCGTGATTACCAGCACCATGGCTACGATTGGCTGCATTTCCTGCACGACCACCGCCTCCATGGCATCTTGGCCGACGACATGGGATTGGGAAAAACCGTCCAGGCTTTGGCCTACCTTCAAGATCGGCGCGATCGCTACGGCTCGATGCCCAACCTGGTTTTGGCTCCGACTTCGGTGGTCTTCAACTGGGCCAGCGAGGCGGCGAAATTCACGCCCGGGCTCAAGACCCTCATTTTAAGCGGCCCCGACCGCAAGCATCTCTACTCGCAGATCCCGGAAGCCGACATTGTTTTGACCAGCTATGCCTTGTTCCGCCGCGACGTCGAGGTCCTTTCGGCCCAGAAATGGCGCACCGTCATTCTTGACGAGGCCCAGAATATCAAAAACTTCAAAAGCAAGACGGCGCTGCTGGTCAAGGAGCTCCAGTCCGAGCAACGCTGGGCCCTGAGCGGCACTCCGCTCGAGAACCACCTTTCCGAGCTTTGGTCGATTTTCGACTTCCTCATGCCCGGCTTCTTGTCGAGCTACCCGCACTTCAAGCGCAAGTACCAGCAGCCGGTCGAGAACGAGCAAAACAGCGAGCAGATGGAACGTCTTCGCCGCCGGATTTTCCCTTTCGTCCTTCGCCGGCTCAAGGACGAGGTCGCCAAGGAGCTGCCGCCCAAGACCGAAGTGGTCCATTACTGTGAAATGACCCATGAGCAGCAGAGGCTTTATCAGGAAGTTCTGGCGGCTTGCCGGCGCCAGGTTTTCAACGACATCGAGGAAAAAGGGCTGGAGCGGAGCCAGGTGTCGATCCTGACCGCGCTGCTTCGGCTGCGCCAAGTCTGCTGCCACCCCGAGCTGCTCGGTCCGAGCTTCAAGAAGACCGGCACGCCTTCGGGAAAGATGGATGCTTTTCAAGACCTGGTCACCGAAGTGCTCAGCGAGGGCCACCGGATCCTCGTCTTCAGCCAGTTCGTCGAGATGCTCTCTCTGCTGCGGCTGTGGCTCGAGGAGTCCGAGATCACCTACGAATACCTTGACGGCCGGACTCGGCGCCGCGAGGAAAAGATTCGGCGCTTCAACTCCCAGCCCGATATCCCGGTCTTCTTGGTCAGCCTCCGCGCCGGCGGCACCGGCCTTAACCTGACCGGAGCCGACTACGTCATCCACTACGATCCCTGGTGGAATCCGGCGGTCCAGGACCAGGCCACCGACCGGGTCCATCGCATCGGCCAGACCAAGCATGTTTTCTCCTATAAGCTGATCACCAAGAATAGCGTGGAGGAGAAGATCCTGCTCTTGCAGGAGAAGAAGCGCTTCTTGGCCAAGGGGCTGCTGGGCTCGGATTCGGCGCTCGGCAAGAAGCTCAAGATGGAAGACCTCGAATACTTGTTTTCTTCGAGCTAA
- a CDS encoding MBL fold metallo-hydrolase — MTFPGMIPASVEGMVRKSYLAALLSLSLPACLAMPPPEELFQSRANIAPRAASEEDGKLEIWIPYVGQGDGTLVVLPNGKNLLIDAGPPGAGKNYLLPLLAELKIQTINALVVSHYDLDHIGGVSEIPLGLDGLPNTADDVNVLAVYDRGGEPWDSSPGYGKYLESLDDWKIPRRTLSAGDSLLLDSAVSIRCVVSNGIVGDGSSAPEVVDISPATYAGRENAASVGLLIEFGDFRYLTAGDLTGGGMADGFLTPDVETPLAELVGEVDAVHVNHHGSGSSSNEEFVKIGAQMVFIQAGKDNPYHHPTNEVLQKWADLGSEIYSTADGDGFALESKDRSISVQLLELQLSPRLD, encoded by the coding sequence ATGACATTTCCTGGCATGATCCCTGCATCAGTTGAGGGCATGGTCAGAAAATCTTACCTCGCTGCTCTCCTTTCTCTATCCCTTCCGGCGTGTTTGGCGATGCCGCCGCCGGAGGAATTATTTCAATCTCGAGCCAACATCGCTCCGCGAGCGGCGAGCGAAGAAGACGGAAAGCTGGAAATTTGGATTCCCTATGTCGGTCAAGGCGACGGAACCTTGGTCGTCTTACCCAACGGAAAAAATCTGCTCATCGATGCCGGCCCGCCGGGCGCCGGGAAAAACTATCTTTTGCCGTTGCTGGCCGAGCTGAAGATTCAGACTATCAACGCCTTGGTGGTCAGCCATTACGACTTAGATCACATCGGAGGGGTGTCGGAAATTCCCTTGGGCTTAGACGGGCTTCCGAACACTGCCGATGATGTGAATGTGCTTGCGGTTTATGATCGCGGCGGTGAGCCTTGGGATAGCAGCCCGGGATATGGAAAATATCTGGAGAGTTTGGATGACTGGAAGATTCCCCGACGAACTCTGTCGGCGGGTGATTCTTTGTTGCTGGACTCAGCAGTGAGCATCCGTTGCGTCGTGTCCAACGGCATTGTCGGCGACGGCAGCTCGGCACCGGAAGTGGTGGACATAAGTCCGGCGACATACGCAGGAAGGGAGAATGCGGCTTCGGTTGGCTTGCTGATCGAATTTGGAGACTTTCGTTATTTGACGGCCGGGGATTTAACGGGCGGCGGGATGGCGGATGGGTTTTTAACGCCGGATGTGGAGACGCCGTTGGCGGAGTTGGTTGGGGAAGTGGATGCGGTGCATGTGAATCATCATGGGAGTGGGAGCTCTTCGAATGAGGAGTTTGTTAAAATTGGTGCGCAAATGGTTTTCATTCAAGCAGGAAAAGATAACCCGTATCACCATCCAACAAACGAAGTACTTCAGAAATGGGCGGATTTAGGGTCGGAAATTTATTCCACGGCGGATGGTGATGGGTTCGCACTAGAAAGCAAAGACAGGAGCATTTCGGTCCAACTGCTAGAACTCCAACTATCTCCAAGATTAGATTGA